A genomic window from Leptolyngbya sp. BL0902 includes:
- a CDS encoding RNA recognition motif domain-containing protein codes for MSIYVGNLSYDVTREDLERVFNEYGEVSRVSLPIDRETGRPRGFAFVDMTAETQEDTVIEALDGAEWMGREMRVNKARPRDDNQAASGSRSGGGGGQYRRTSF; via the coding sequence ATGTCTATTTATGTTGGTAATTTGTCCTACGATGTCACCCGTGAAGACCTAGAGCGCGTCTTCAACGAATACGGTGAAGTCAGCCGCGTCAGCCTGCCCATCGACCGGGAAACCGGGCGTCCTCGTGGTTTTGCCTTTGTGGACATGACCGCCGAAACCCAAGAAGACACCGTCATCGAAGCCCTCGACGGTGCTGAGTGGATGGGTCGCGAGATGCGGGTGAACAAAGCTCGTCCCCGTGATGATAATCAAGCCGCTAGCGGTAGCCGCTCCGGCGGTGGCGGTGGCCAATATCGTCGCACCAGCTTCTAG